In one Capricornis sumatraensis isolate serow.1 chromosome 1, serow.2, whole genome shotgun sequence genomic region, the following are encoded:
- the DOK1 gene encoding docking protein 1 isoform X1 has protein sequence MDGAVMEGPLFLQSQRFGAKRWRKTWAVLYPASPHGVARLEFFDHKGSSSGGGRGSSRRLDCKVIRLAECVSVAPVAVESPPEPGAAAFRLDTAQRSHLLAADAPSSAAWVQTLCQNAFPKGSWALAPAENPPKLSALEMLENSLYSPSWEGSQFWVTVQKTEAAERCGLHGSYVLRVEAERLTLLAMGAQRRILEPLFSWPYTLLRRYGRDKVMFSFEAGRRCPSGPGTFTFQTAQGNDIFQAVETAIHRQKTQGKAGQGDVLRADSHEGEVADGKLASSSAPLELPGSPPALYAEPLDSLRIPPGPSQDSLYSDPLDSTPARAGEGTQLKKALYWDLCEHVQQKLIKAKLTDPKEDPIYDEPEGLAPAALRGLYDLPQEPKDAWWCQARVKEEGYELPYNPATDDYAVPPPRSTKPFPAPKPQGLALSESGAAAGGGSQGRSSDTALYSQVQKSGASGSWDCGLSGAVTDSTGAKSEGST, from the exons ATGGACGGGGCCGTGATGGAAGGGCCGCTGTTTTTGCAGAGTCAGCGTTTCGGGGCCAAG AGATGGAGGAAGACCTGGGCGGTTCTCTACCCGGCCAGTCCCCACGGTGTCGCGCGGCTCGAGTTCTTTGACCACAAGGGGTCGAGCTCTGGAGGTGGCCGAGGGAGCTCGCGCCgcctggactgcaaggtgatccgtCTGGCAGAATGTGTGAGCGTGGCCCCCGTGGCGGTGGAGAGCCCCCCTGAGCCTGGCGCCGCAGCTTTTCGCCTGGACACCGCACAGCGATCCCACTTGCTGGCTGCCGACGCGCCGTCCAGTGCAGCCTGGGTGCAAACGCTGTGCCAAAACGCCTTTCCG AAAGGCAGCTGGGCCCTGGCACCTGCCGAGAACCCACCCAAGCTTTCTGCCCTGGAGATGCTGGAGAACTCGCTGTATAGCCCCTCCTGGGAAG GATCCCAGTTCTGGGTAACGGTGCAGAAGACTGAGGCCGCTGAGCGCTGTGGCCTGCATGGCTCCTATGTGCTGAGAGTGGAGGCGGAGAGGCTGACTCTTCTGGCCATGGGGGCCCAGAGGCGGATATTGGAGCCACTCTTCTCCTGGCCCTACACTCTGTTGCGTCGCTATGGCCGTGACAAG GTCATGTTCTCTTTTGAGGCTGGCCGCCGCTGTCCCTCCGGCCCTGGAACCTTCACCTTCCAGACGGCACAGGGAAATGACATCTTTCAGGCAGTCGAGACTGCTATCCACCGACAGAAGACTCAGGGAAAGGCTGGCCAGGGGGATGTGCTCAGAGCTGATTCCCATGAAGGAGAAGTGGCAGACGGGAAGTTGGCTTCCTCCTCGGCCCCTCTGGAGCTCCCAGGCAGCCCTCCAGCCCTGTATGCTGAACCCTTAGACTCCCTGCGCATTCCTCCAGGCCCTTCCCAAGATTCCCTGTACTCAGACCCCTTGGACAGCACCCCTGCTCGGGCAGGGGAGGGGACACAGTTAAAGAAAGCTCTCTACTGGGACTTGTGTGAGCATGTGCAGCAAAAGCTGATAAAGGCCAAGTTGACAGACCCTAAAGAAGACCCCATTTATGATGAACCTGAGGGCCTGGCCCCAGCCGCTCTCCGGGGCCTTTATGATCTGCCTCAGGAGCCCAAGGATGCATGGTGGTGCCAGGCTCGGGTGAAGGAGGAGGGCTATGAGCTCCCCTACAACCCTGCCACGGATGACTATGCTGTGCCACCCCCTCGGAGCACAAAGCCCTTCCCAGCTCCCaagccccagggcctggcctTATCTGAATCTGGTGCTGCAGCTGGCGGTGGCAGCCAAGGCCGTAGCTCAGACACTGCCCTGTACAGCCAGGTCCAGAAAAGCGGGGCCTCAgggagctgggactgtgggctcTCTGGAGCAGTGACTGACAGCACTGGGGCCAAGTCAGAGGGTTCCACGTGA
- the HTRA2 gene encoding serine protease HTRA2, mitochondrial isoform X3 has translation MAALRAGRGAGWSLRGWRALGGGRWGKGPLLTPDLRALLTSGTPDLRTRVTYGTPSFRARLSVGVPEPPTCLRSWTSDLRARLIAGTPDPRTPEDSGTPGTRPRVWLAVALGAGGAVLLLFWGGGRGPPAVFASVLGSPPTSPRSQYNFIADVVEKTAPAVVYIEILGRHPFSGREVPISNGSGFVVAADGLIVTNAHVVADRRRVRVRLPSGDTYEAVVTAVDPVADIATLRIQTKFGNSGGPLVNLDGEVIGVNTMKVTSGISFAIPSDRLREFLHRGEKKNSWFGVSGSQRRYIGVMMLTLTPRAGLRPGDVILAIGEQLVQNAEDIYEAVRTQSQLAVRIRRGQETLTLYVTPEVTE, from the exons ATGGCTGCACTGAGGGCGGGGCGGGGTGCTGGCTGGAGCCTCCGGGGATGGCGGGCTTTGGGTGGGGGTCGCTGGGGAAAGGGACCCCTGTTGACCCCTGACCTCCGGGCCCTGCTGACGTCAGGAACTCCTGACCTTCGGACCCGAGTGACTTATGGGACCCCCAGTTTCAGGGCCCGGTTGTCTGTGGGGGTCCCTGAACCACCGACATGCCTGAGGTCCTGGACTTCGGATCTCCGAGCACGGCTGATCGCTGGGACCCCAGATCCCCGGACTCCGGAAGACTCCGGAACTCCAGGAACCCGTCCGCGCGTGTGGCTAGCGGTGGCGCTGGGCGCTGGAGGGGCGGTGCTGTTGTTGTTTTGGGGCGGAGGGCGGGGTCCCCCGGCTGTGTTCGCCTCGGTCCTTGGCTCGCCGCCCACCTCTCCCCGGAGCCAGTACAACTTCATCGCGGACGTGGTGGAGAAGACGGCCCCTGCCGTGGTTTATATCGAGATCTTGGGCCG GCACCCTTTTTCGGGCCGCGAAGTCCCTATCTCGAATGGCTCAGGATTCGTGGTGGCTGCCGATGGACTCATCGTTACCAATGCCCATGTGGTGGCTGATCGGCGCCGAGTCCGTGTAAGGCTGCCTAGCGGCGACACGTATGAGGCCGTGGTCACAGCTGTGGATCCCGTGGCAGACATCGCCACGCTGAGGATTCAGACCAAG TTTGGAAACTCTGGAGGTCCCCTGGTTAACCTG GATGGGGAGGTGATTGGGGTGAATACCATGAAGGTCACATCTGGAATCTCCTTTGCCATCCCTTCTGATCGCCTTCGAGAGTTTCTGCATCGTGGAGAAAAGAAGA ATTCCTGGTTTGGAGTCAGTGGGTCCCAGCGCCGCTACATTGGGGTGATGATGCTGACCTTGACTCCCAG GGCTGGTCTACGACCTGGTGATGTGATCTTGGCCATTGGGGAGCAGCTGGTACAAAATGCTGAAGATATTTATGAAGCTGTTCGAACCCAATCCCAACTGGCAGTGCGGATCCGGCGAGGACAGGAAACACTGACCTTATATGTGACCCCTGAAGTCACAGAATGA
- the HTRA2 gene encoding serine protease HTRA2, mitochondrial isoform X1 — protein MAALRAGRGAGWSLRGWRALGGGRWGKGPLLTPDLRALLTSGTPDLRTRVTYGTPSFRARLSVGVPEPPTCLRSWTSDLRARLIAGTPDPRTPEDSGTPGTRPRVWLAVALGAGGAVLLLFWGGGRGPPAVFASVLGSPPTSPRSQYNFIADVVEKTAPAVVYIEILGRHPFSGREVPISNGSGFVVAADGLIVTNAHVVADRRRVRVRLPSGDTYEAVVTAVDPVADIATLRIQTKEPLPTLRLGRSADVRQGEFVVAMGSPFALQNTITSGIVSSVQRPAKDLGLPQTNVEYIQTDAAIDFGNSGGPLVNLDGEVIGVNTMKVTSGISFAIPSDRLREFLHRGEKKNSWFGVSGSQRRYIGVMMLTLTPSILAELQLREPSFPDVQHGVLIHKVILDSPAHRAGLRPGDVILAIGEQLVQNAEDIYEAVRTQSQLAVRIRRGQETLTLYVTPEVTE, from the exons ATGGCTGCACTGAGGGCGGGGCGGGGTGCTGGCTGGAGCCTCCGGGGATGGCGGGCTTTGGGTGGGGGTCGCTGGGGAAAGGGACCCCTGTTGACCCCTGACCTCCGGGCCCTGCTGACGTCAGGAACTCCTGACCTTCGGACCCGAGTGACTTATGGGACCCCCAGTTTCAGGGCCCGGTTGTCTGTGGGGGTCCCTGAACCACCGACATGCCTGAGGTCCTGGACTTCGGATCTCCGAGCACGGCTGATCGCTGGGACCCCAGATCCCCGGACTCCGGAAGACTCCGGAACTCCAGGAACCCGTCCGCGCGTGTGGCTAGCGGTGGCGCTGGGCGCTGGAGGGGCGGTGCTGTTGTTGTTTTGGGGCGGAGGGCGGGGTCCCCCGGCTGTGTTCGCCTCGGTCCTTGGCTCGCCGCCCACCTCTCCCCGGAGCCAGTACAACTTCATCGCGGACGTGGTGGAGAAGACGGCCCCTGCCGTGGTTTATATCGAGATCTTGGGCCG GCACCCTTTTTCGGGCCGCGAAGTCCCTATCTCGAATGGCTCAGGATTCGTGGTGGCTGCCGATGGACTCATCGTTACCAATGCCCATGTGGTGGCTGATCGGCGCCGAGTCCGTGTAAGGCTGCCTAGCGGCGACACGTATGAGGCCGTGGTCACAGCTGTGGATCCCGTGGCAGACATCGCCACGCTGAGGATTCAGACCAAG GAGCCTCTCCCTACGCTGCGCCTGGGACGCTCAGCTGATGTCCGGCAAGGGGAGTTTGTTGTTGCTATGGGAAGCCCCTTTGCACTGCAGAACACAATCACCTCCGGCATTGTCAGCTCTGTTCAGCGTCCAGCCAAAGATCTGGGCCTTCCCCAAACCAATGTGGAGTATATCCAGACTGATGCAGCTATTGAT TTTGGAAACTCTGGAGGTCCCCTGGTTAACCTG GATGGGGAGGTGATTGGGGTGAATACCATGAAGGTCACATCTGGAATCTCCTTTGCCATCCCTTCTGATCGCCTTCGAGAGTTTCTGCATCGTGGAGAAAAGAAGA ATTCCTGGTTTGGAGTCAGTGGGTCCCAGCGCCGCTACATTGGGGTGATGATGCTGACCTTGACTCCCAG CATCCTTGCTGAACTACAGCTTCGAGAACCAAGCTTCCCTGATGTTCAGCATGGTGTGCTCATCCATAAGGTCATCCTGGACTCCCCTGCTCACCG GGCTGGTCTACGACCTGGTGATGTGATCTTGGCCATTGGGGAGCAGCTGGTACAAAATGCTGAAGATATTTATGAAGCTGTTCGAACCCAATCCCAACTGGCAGTGCGGATCCGGCGAGGACAGGAAACACTGACCTTATATGTGACCCCTGAAGTCACAGAATGA
- the DOK1 gene encoding docking protein 1 isoform X2, with protein sequence MDGAVMEGPLFLQSQRFGAKRWRKTWAVLYPASPHGVARLEFFDHKGSSSGGGRGSSRRLDCKVIRLAECVSVAPVAVESPPEPGAAAFRLDTAQRSHLLAADAPSSAAWVQTLCQNAFPKGSWALAPAENPPKLSALEMLENSLYSPSWEGHVLF encoded by the exons ATGGACGGGGCCGTGATGGAAGGGCCGCTGTTTTTGCAGAGTCAGCGTTTCGGGGCCAAG AGATGGAGGAAGACCTGGGCGGTTCTCTACCCGGCCAGTCCCCACGGTGTCGCGCGGCTCGAGTTCTTTGACCACAAGGGGTCGAGCTCTGGAGGTGGCCGAGGGAGCTCGCGCCgcctggactgcaaggtgatccgtCTGGCAGAATGTGTGAGCGTGGCCCCCGTGGCGGTGGAGAGCCCCCCTGAGCCTGGCGCCGCAGCTTTTCGCCTGGACACCGCACAGCGATCCCACTTGCTGGCTGCCGACGCGCCGTCCAGTGCAGCCTGGGTGCAAACGCTGTGCCAAAACGCCTTTCCG AAAGGCAGCTGGGCCCTGGCACCTGCCGAGAACCCACCCAAGCTTTCTGCCCTGGAGATGCTGGAGAACTCGCTGTATAGCCCCTCCTGGGAAG GTCATGTTCTCTTTTGA
- the LOXL3 gene encoding lysyl oxidase homolog 3 isoform X1 — MGPVSVWQWSLWGLLLCLLCSSCLGSPTPSTAPEKRAGSQGLRFRLAGFPRKPFEGRVEIQRAGEWGTICDDDFTLQAAHVLCRELGFTEATGWTHSAKYGPGTGRIWLDNLSCRGTERSVTECASRGWGNSDCTHDEDAGVICKDERLPGFSDSNVIEVEHHLQVEEVRLRPAVGRGRRPLPVTEGLVEVRLPDGWSQVCDKGWSAHNSHVICGMLGFPSEKRVNVAFYRLLAQRQQHSFGLHGVACVGTEAHLSLCSLEFYRANDTARCPGGAPAVVSCVPSPLYAASSGQKKQQSKPQGEVRVRLKGGAHPGEGRVEVLKAGTWGTVCDRKWDVQAASVVCRELGFGSAREALSGARMGQGMGAIHLSEVRCSGQELSLWKCPHKNITAEDCSHSQDAGVRCNLPYTGVETKIRLSGGRSRHEGRVEVQIGGPGSFRWGLICGDDWGTLEAMVACRQLGLGYANHGLQETWYWDSGNVTKVVMSGVRCTGTELSLDQCAHHGTHVTCRRTGSRFTAGVICSETASDLLLHSALVQETAYIEDRPLHMLYCAAEENCLASSARSANWPYGHRRLLRFSSQIHNLGRADFRPKAGRHSWVWHECHGHYHSMDIFTHYDILTPNGTKVAEGHKASFCLEDTECQEDVSKRYECANFGEQGITVGCWDLYRHDIDCQWIDITDVKPGNYILQVVINPNFEVAESDFTNNAMKCNCKYDGHRIWVHNCHTGDAFSEEANRRFERYPGQTSNQII, encoded by the exons ATGGGACCTGTCAGTGTTTGGCAGTGGAGCCTGTGGGGGCTGCTGCTGTGCCTGCTGTGCAGTTCGTGCCTGGGATCTCCAACCCCATCCACGGCACCTGAGAAGAGGGCCGGGAGCCAGGGGCTGCGGTTTCGGCTGGCTGGTTTCCCCAGGAAGCCATTCGAGGGCCGCGTGGAGATACAGCGGGCTGGTGAATGGGGCACCATCTGCGATGATGACTTCACGCTGCAGGCTGCTCATGTCCTATGCCGGGAGCTGGGCTTCACAGAGGCCACAGGCTGGACCCACAGTGCCAAATATGGCCCTGGAACAG GCCGCATTTGGCTGGACAACCTGAGCTGCCGTGGGACTGAGCGGAGTGTGACTGAATGTGCCTCCCGGGGTTGGGGGAACAGTGACTGTACCCACGATGAGGACGCTGGGGTCATCTGCAAGGACGAGCGCCTCCCTGGCTTCTCAGATTCCAATGTCATTGAG GTAGAGCATCACCTGCAAGTGGAGGAGGTGCGGCTTCGGCCAGCCGTTGGAAGGGGCAGACGGCCCCTGCCCGTGACTGAGGGACTGGTCGAAGTCAGGCTTCCGGATGGCTGGTCGCAAGTGTGTGACAAAGGCTGGAGTGCGCACAACAGCCACGTGATCTGCGGGATGCTGGGCTTCCCGAGCGAAAAGCGGGTCAACGTGGCCTTCTACAG GCTGCTGGCCCAGCGGCAGCAACACTCCTTTGGTCTGCATGGGGTGGCGTGCGTGGGCACAGAGGCCCATCTCTCCCTCTGCTCTTTGGAGTTCTATCGAGCCAATGACACCGCCAGGTGCCCGGGGGGGGCACCTGCGGTGGTGAGCTGTGTGCCAAGCCCTCTCTACGCAGCGTCCAGTGGCCAGAAGAAGCAACAGTCGAAGCCTCAGGGGGAG GTCCGAGTGCGTCTAAAGGGCGGAGCCCACCCAGGAGAGGGCCGGGTAGAAGTCCTGAAGGCTGGCACGTGGGGCACGGTCTGTGATCGCAAGTGGGACGTGCAAGCAGCCAGCGTGGTGTGTCGGGAGCTAGGCTTCGGGAGTGCTCGAGAGGCTCTGAGCGGTGCCCGCATGGGGCAGG GCATGGGTGCCATCCACTTAAGTGAAGTTAGATGCTCTGGACAGGAGCTCTCTCTCTGGAAGTGCCCCCACAAGAACATCACAGCTGAAGACTGCTCCCATAGCCAAGATGCTGGCGTCCGATGCAACCTGCCCTACACTGGGGTAGAGACCAAG ATCCGACTCAGTGGGGGCCGCAGCCGACATGAAGGGCGAGTCGAGGTGCAAATAGGGGGACCTGGGTCCTTCCGCTGGGGCCTCATCTGTGGAGATGACTGGGGAACCCTGGAGGCCATGGTTGCCTGCAGGCAGCTTGGACTGGGCTATGCCAACCACGGCCTGCAG GAGACCTGGTACTGGGATTCAGGGAATGTAACAAAGGTGGTGATGAGTGGAGTGCGCTGCACAGGCACTGAGCTGTCCCTGGACCAATGTGCTCACCATGGCACCCATGTCACCTGCAGGAGGACAGGAAGCCGTTTTACTGCTGGAGTCATTTGTTCTGAAA CCGCCTCAGATCTGCTGTTGCACTCAGCACTGGTGCAGGAGACGGCTTACATCGAGGACCGGCCTCTGCACATGTTGTACTGTGCCGCTGAGGAGAACTGCCTGGCCAGCTCAGCCCGCTCAGCCAACTGGCCTTACGGCCACCGGCGTCTGCTCAGATTCTCCTCCCAGATCCACAACCTGGGACGTGCTGACTTCAGGCCCAAGGCTGGGCGCCACTCCTGGGTGTGGCATGAATGTCACGG GCATTATCACAGTATGGACATCTTCACTCACTACGATATCCTGACCCCCAACGGCACCAAGGTGGCTGAGGGCCACAAAGCTAGTTTCTGTCTAGAAGACACCGAATGTCAGGAGG ATGTCTCCAAGAGGTATGAGTGTGCCAACTTTGGAGAGCAGGGCATCACTGTGGGTTGCTGGGATCTCTACCGGCATGACATCGACTGTCAATGGATTGACATCACAGATGTAAAACCAGGAAACTACATTCTGCAG GTGGTCATCAACCCCAATTTTGAAGTAGCAGAGAGCGACTTCACCAACAACGCCATGAAATGTAACTGCAAATATGACGGACACCGCATCTGGGTGCACAACTGTCACACTG GGGATGCCTTCAGTGAAGAGGCCAACAGGAGGTTTGAACGCTACCCTGGTCAGACCAGTAACCAGATCATCTAA
- the LOXL3 gene encoding lysyl oxidase homolog 3 isoform X2, producing MGPVSVWQWSLWGLLLCLLCSSCLGSPTPSTAPEKRAGSQGLRFRLAGFPRKPFEGRVEIQRAGEWGTICDDDFTLQAAHVLCRELGFTEATGWTHSAKYGPGTGRIWLDNLSCRGTERSVTECASRGWGNSDCTHDEDAGVICKDERLPGFSDSNVIEVRVRLKGGAHPGEGRVEVLKAGTWGTVCDRKWDVQAASVVCRELGFGSAREALSGARMGQGMGAIHLSEVRCSGQELSLWKCPHKNITAEDCSHSQDAGVRCNLPYTGVETKIRLSGGRSRHEGRVEVQIGGPGSFRWGLICGDDWGTLEAMVACRQLGLGYANHGLQETWYWDSGNVTKVVMSGVRCTGTELSLDQCAHHGTHVTCRRTGSRFTAGVICSETASDLLLHSALVQETAYIEDRPLHMLYCAAEENCLASSARSANWPYGHRRLLRFSSQIHNLGRADFRPKAGRHSWVWHECHGHYHSMDIFTHYDILTPNGTKVAEGHKASFCLEDTECQEDVSKRYECANFGEQGITVGCWDLYRHDIDCQWIDITDVKPGNYILQVVINPNFEVAESDFTNNAMKCNCKYDGHRIWVHNCHTGDAFSEEANRRFERYPGQTSNQII from the exons ATGGGACCTGTCAGTGTTTGGCAGTGGAGCCTGTGGGGGCTGCTGCTGTGCCTGCTGTGCAGTTCGTGCCTGGGATCTCCAACCCCATCCACGGCACCTGAGAAGAGGGCCGGGAGCCAGGGGCTGCGGTTTCGGCTGGCTGGTTTCCCCAGGAAGCCATTCGAGGGCCGCGTGGAGATACAGCGGGCTGGTGAATGGGGCACCATCTGCGATGATGACTTCACGCTGCAGGCTGCTCATGTCCTATGCCGGGAGCTGGGCTTCACAGAGGCCACAGGCTGGACCCACAGTGCCAAATATGGCCCTGGAACAG GCCGCATTTGGCTGGACAACCTGAGCTGCCGTGGGACTGAGCGGAGTGTGACTGAATGTGCCTCCCGGGGTTGGGGGAACAGTGACTGTACCCACGATGAGGACGCTGGGGTCATCTGCAAGGACGAGCGCCTCCCTGGCTTCTCAGATTCCAATGTCATTGAG GTCCGAGTGCGTCTAAAGGGCGGAGCCCACCCAGGAGAGGGCCGGGTAGAAGTCCTGAAGGCTGGCACGTGGGGCACGGTCTGTGATCGCAAGTGGGACGTGCAAGCAGCCAGCGTGGTGTGTCGGGAGCTAGGCTTCGGGAGTGCTCGAGAGGCTCTGAGCGGTGCCCGCATGGGGCAGG GCATGGGTGCCATCCACTTAAGTGAAGTTAGATGCTCTGGACAGGAGCTCTCTCTCTGGAAGTGCCCCCACAAGAACATCACAGCTGAAGACTGCTCCCATAGCCAAGATGCTGGCGTCCGATGCAACCTGCCCTACACTGGGGTAGAGACCAAG ATCCGACTCAGTGGGGGCCGCAGCCGACATGAAGGGCGAGTCGAGGTGCAAATAGGGGGACCTGGGTCCTTCCGCTGGGGCCTCATCTGTGGAGATGACTGGGGAACCCTGGAGGCCATGGTTGCCTGCAGGCAGCTTGGACTGGGCTATGCCAACCACGGCCTGCAG GAGACCTGGTACTGGGATTCAGGGAATGTAACAAAGGTGGTGATGAGTGGAGTGCGCTGCACAGGCACTGAGCTGTCCCTGGACCAATGTGCTCACCATGGCACCCATGTCACCTGCAGGAGGACAGGAAGCCGTTTTACTGCTGGAGTCATTTGTTCTGAAA CCGCCTCAGATCTGCTGTTGCACTCAGCACTGGTGCAGGAGACGGCTTACATCGAGGACCGGCCTCTGCACATGTTGTACTGTGCCGCTGAGGAGAACTGCCTGGCCAGCTCAGCCCGCTCAGCCAACTGGCCTTACGGCCACCGGCGTCTGCTCAGATTCTCCTCCCAGATCCACAACCTGGGACGTGCTGACTTCAGGCCCAAGGCTGGGCGCCACTCCTGGGTGTGGCATGAATGTCACGG GCATTATCACAGTATGGACATCTTCACTCACTACGATATCCTGACCCCCAACGGCACCAAGGTGGCTGAGGGCCACAAAGCTAGTTTCTGTCTAGAAGACACCGAATGTCAGGAGG ATGTCTCCAAGAGGTATGAGTGTGCCAACTTTGGAGAGCAGGGCATCACTGTGGGTTGCTGGGATCTCTACCGGCATGACATCGACTGTCAATGGATTGACATCACAGATGTAAAACCAGGAAACTACATTCTGCAG GTGGTCATCAACCCCAATTTTGAAGTAGCAGAGAGCGACTTCACCAACAACGCCATGAAATGTAACTGCAAATATGACGGACACCGCATCTGGGTGCACAACTGTCACACTG GGGATGCCTTCAGTGAAGAGGCCAACAGGAGGTTTGAACGCTACCCTGGTCAGACCAGTAACCAGATCATCTAA
- the HTRA2 gene encoding serine protease HTRA2, mitochondrial isoform X2: MAALRAGRGAGWSLRGWRALGGGRWGKGPLLTPDLRALLTSGTPDLRTRVTYGTPSFRARLSVGVPEPPTCLRSWTSDLRARLIAGTPDPRTPEDSGTPGTRPRVWLAVALGAGGAVLLLFWGGGRGPPAVFASVLGSPPTSPRSQYNFIADVVEKTAPAVVYIEILGRHPFSGREVPISNGSGFVVAADGLIVTNAHVVADRRRVRVRLPSGDTYEAVVTAVDPVADIATLRIQTKEPLPTLRLGRSADVRQGEFVVAMGSPFALQNTITSGIVSSVQRPAKDLGLPQTNVEYIQTDAAIDFGNSGGPLVNLDGEVIGVNTMKVTSGISFAIPSDRLREFLHRGEKKNSWFGVSGSQRRYIGVMMLTLTPRAGLRPGDVILAIGEQLVQNAEDIYEAVRTQSQLAVRIRRGQETLTLYVTPEVTE, encoded by the exons ATGGCTGCACTGAGGGCGGGGCGGGGTGCTGGCTGGAGCCTCCGGGGATGGCGGGCTTTGGGTGGGGGTCGCTGGGGAAAGGGACCCCTGTTGACCCCTGACCTCCGGGCCCTGCTGACGTCAGGAACTCCTGACCTTCGGACCCGAGTGACTTATGGGACCCCCAGTTTCAGGGCCCGGTTGTCTGTGGGGGTCCCTGAACCACCGACATGCCTGAGGTCCTGGACTTCGGATCTCCGAGCACGGCTGATCGCTGGGACCCCAGATCCCCGGACTCCGGAAGACTCCGGAACTCCAGGAACCCGTCCGCGCGTGTGGCTAGCGGTGGCGCTGGGCGCTGGAGGGGCGGTGCTGTTGTTGTTTTGGGGCGGAGGGCGGGGTCCCCCGGCTGTGTTCGCCTCGGTCCTTGGCTCGCCGCCCACCTCTCCCCGGAGCCAGTACAACTTCATCGCGGACGTGGTGGAGAAGACGGCCCCTGCCGTGGTTTATATCGAGATCTTGGGCCG GCACCCTTTTTCGGGCCGCGAAGTCCCTATCTCGAATGGCTCAGGATTCGTGGTGGCTGCCGATGGACTCATCGTTACCAATGCCCATGTGGTGGCTGATCGGCGCCGAGTCCGTGTAAGGCTGCCTAGCGGCGACACGTATGAGGCCGTGGTCACAGCTGTGGATCCCGTGGCAGACATCGCCACGCTGAGGATTCAGACCAAG GAGCCTCTCCCTACGCTGCGCCTGGGACGCTCAGCTGATGTCCGGCAAGGGGAGTTTGTTGTTGCTATGGGAAGCCCCTTTGCACTGCAGAACACAATCACCTCCGGCATTGTCAGCTCTGTTCAGCGTCCAGCCAAAGATCTGGGCCTTCCCCAAACCAATGTGGAGTATATCCAGACTGATGCAGCTATTGAT TTTGGAAACTCTGGAGGTCCCCTGGTTAACCTG GATGGGGAGGTGATTGGGGTGAATACCATGAAGGTCACATCTGGAATCTCCTTTGCCATCCCTTCTGATCGCCTTCGAGAGTTTCTGCATCGTGGAGAAAAGAAGA ATTCCTGGTTTGGAGTCAGTGGGTCCCAGCGCCGCTACATTGGGGTGATGATGCTGACCTTGACTCCCAG GGCTGGTCTACGACCTGGTGATGTGATCTTGGCCATTGGGGAGCAGCTGGTACAAAATGCTGAAGATATTTATGAAGCTGTTCGAACCCAATCCCAACTGGCAGTGCGGATCCGGCGAGGACAGGAAACACTGACCTTATATGTGACCCCTGAAGTCACAGAATGA